Proteins found in one Oryza glaberrima chromosome 4, OglaRS2, whole genome shotgun sequence genomic segment:
- the LOC127769623 gene encoding uncharacterized protein LOC127769623 isoform X2: MASPASPREFTQEAARQSLIAISRSVPAAGEAVNIKSPSGAMVNGHHHDDDGAEKYRSKLISISNLSPDAQPTPCSPKDTAAA, from the coding sequence ATGGCCTCACCTGCATCACCGAGAGAGTTCACTCAGGAAGCTGCCCGTCAGTCTCTGATTGCGATCTCCCGGTCTGTTCCAGCTGCAGGAGAAGCCGTCAACATCAAGTCACCGAGCGGCGCCATGGTGAATGgccaccaccacgacgacgacggggcagAGAAGTACAGATCAAAGCTCATCTCCATCTCCAACCTGTCGCCTGATGCCCAGCCTACGCCGTGCTCTCCCAAGGACACCGCTGCTGCTTAG